GCCCGACACCACGATGCCCTCGAACCACGACAGCCACTCGAACCGCTCGACGGCGTGCGGGAACTTCTCCGCCGACCAGTTGGTCAGGGCGTACAGCCCGACCTCACCGCCGTCGCGCAGCTCGGTCAGCAGCTCGACGGTGCCGTCGATGTGCCCGCCGAGGGTCTCGATCCAGCGGGTGTCGTAGGCCGCGATCAGCTCGGCGTGCTCGGGGTGCCGCGCGGTCAGCTCCGCGACCGCGTCGGCCCACGACCGGCCGGCGTCCTGCGCGGTGTTCCACTCCGGCGTCGTGACCTCGGTGAGGAACCGCTCCATCTCGGCCTCGGACGGCAGCAGCGTGCGGTACAGGTAGCG
This Jiangella alba DNA region includes the following protein-coding sequences:
- a CDS encoding HAD family hydrolase; translation: MSVPQTVVFDLGGVLVDWDPRYLYRTLLPSEAEMERFLTEVTTPEWNTAQDAGRSWADAVAELTARHPEHAELIAAYDTRWIETLGGHIDGTVELLTELRDGGEVGLYALTNWSAEKFPHAVERFEWLSWFEGIVVSGTERLVKPDPRLFQVLLDRYGIDAASTVYIDDNPPNVDAAARLGMTSLHFTGPDRLRDELSQLGLVAPDRSSEE